From a single Nostoc edaphicum CCNP1411 genomic region:
- a CDS encoding CTB family bacteriocin, translating to MSNVLFTELSNEQQEIVAGGVDFQLDVSFFAGEENILNGDSSSDPHGSAADSNGGSTEIKTGGLAFLGLGAHDIPDISKVYTY from the coding sequence ATGTCTAACGTATTGTTTACCGAATTATCCAACGAGCAACAAGAAATTGTAGCTGGCGGTGTTGATTTTCAACTAGATGTCAGTTTTTTCGCAGGAGAGGAAAATATTCTTAATGGCGATAGCAGTTCTGATCCTCATGGCAGTGCCGCTGATTCTAACGGTGGATCTACAGAGATTAAGACTGGTGGACTAGCTTTCTTAGGCTTAGGTGCTCATGACATTCCTGATATTTCAAAAGTATACACCTATTAA
- a CDS encoding CTB family bacteriocin, translating into MSHKLFTDLSNEQQEVVAGGVDFQIDATFYNASENILNGSSSSGPNGSTAKSNGKSKNVKTAGLAFLALDANHIPDLLDDH; encoded by the coding sequence ATGTCTCACAAATTGTTTACAGATTTATCAAACGAGCAACAAGAAGTTGTAGCTGGTGGTGTCGATTTTCAAATAGATGCTACTTTTTACAACGCTAGTGAAAATATTCTAAATGGCAGTAGTTCTTCAGGTCCAAATGGCAGCACTGCTAAATCTAATGGGAAGTCTAAAAATGTTAAGACTGCTGGACTAGCTTTCTTAGCTTTAGATGCTAATCATATTCCTGACCTTTTAGATGACCACTAA